Proteins from a genomic interval of Capsicum annuum cultivar UCD-10X-F1 chromosome 4, UCD10Xv1.1, whole genome shotgun sequence:
- the LOC107866857 gene encoding GDSL esterase/lipase EXL3 — protein MKFHFFKLCSFLVLSISSPFCYAISIPPNESIPAVFVFGDSIVDTGNNNGLKTIAKVNYPPYGRDFMGGIPTGRFSNGKVPSDFLVEELGIKELLPAYLDPTLQAQDLITGVNFASGGAGYDPLTSEIAKVISLDGQLILFKEYIVKLTAIVGEDRKNEILANSLFMIVTGSNDITNTYFGLAIRRSSYDVSSYADLLVNSASSFVQDLYGLGAHRIGVFGIPPIGCLPSQRTLNGGEERKCVDYLNQAAQLFNRKLAAYLSSSGNKLPNSRLVYIDIYDLPLDVINNPQKYGFKYSDKGCCGTGKIEVAELCTYTCSSDSDYVFWDSFHLTEKAYKLLAHEILVQNLSGFF, from the exons ATGAAGTTCCATTTTTTCAAACTATGTTCTTTTCTTGTGTTGTCAATAAGTTCGCCTTTTTGTTATGCCATAAGTATACCTCCTAATGAGTCTATTCCAGCAGTGTTTGTTTTTGGAGATTCCATTGTTGATACTGGTAACAATAATGGCCTCAAAACTATAGCTAAGGTTAATTATCCTCCTTATGGTAGGGATTTTATGGGAGGAATACCAACTGGAAGGTTTTCTAATGGCAAAGTACCCTCAGATTTCCTTG TGGAAGAATTGGGAATAAAGGAGCTTTTACCAGCATATCTTGATCCAACTTTACAAGCACAAGACCTCATCACAGGAGTTAATTTTGCTTCAGGAGGTGCAGGATATGATCCTCTAACATCTGAAATTGCg AAAGTCATATCATTAGATGGTCAATTGATATTATTCAAAGAGTACATAGTCAAGCTCACAGCAATAGTTGGAGAGGACAGAAAGAATGAAATCTTGGCAAATAGCTTATTCATGATAGTCACAGGAAGCAATGATATTACCAACACGTATTTTGGTTTGGCTATCCGAAGATCATCCTATGATGTTTCATCATATGCTGATCTCTTGGTCAACTCGGCTTCCAGTTTTGTACAG GATTTATATGGGCTAGGGGCACATCGAATTGGTGTTTTTGGCATACCACCAATCGGATGTTTGCCATCGCAAAGAACACTAAACGgaggagaagaaagaaaatgtgTTGATTATTTGAACCAAGCAGCACAATTGTTCAACCGCAAGTTGGCAGCTTACTTGAGTTCTTCAGGAAACAAATTACCTAATTCAAGATTggtgtatatagatatatatgatCTCCCACTTGATGTCATCAACAACCCTCAAAAATATG GATTCAAGTATTCAGACAAAGGATGCTGCGGGACGGGGAAAATAGAAGTTGCAGAGTTATGCACATATACATGTTCTAGTGATTCAGATTATGTTTTTTGGGATAGTTTTCATCTTACAGAAAAAGCATACAAACTTTTAGCTCATGAAATTCTTGTCCAAAATTTAAGTGGCTTCTTCTGA
- the LOC107868525 gene encoding GDSL esterase/lipase EXL1-like — MGGKPTGRFFYGKVPSDLIVEELGIKELLPAYLDPTLQPEDLITGVDFASAGAGYDPLTSEIVDLYGLGAHRIGVLGIPPIGCMPSQRTLKGGEERDVFII, encoded by the exons ATGGGAGGAAAACCAACTGGAAGATTCTTTTACGGAAAAGTTCCTTCAGACTTGAttg TGGAAGAATTGGGAATAAAAGAGCTTTTACCAGCATATCTTGATCCAACTTTACAACCAGAAGACCTCATCACAGGAGTTGATTTTGCTTCAGCTGGTGCAGGATATGATCCTCTAACATCTGAAATCGTG GATTTATACGGGCTAGGAGCACATCGGATTGGTGTTCTTGGCATACCACCAATTGGATGCATGCCATCACAAAGAACACTGAAAGGAGGAGAAGAAAGGGATGTGTTTATTATTTGA
- the LOC107866856 gene encoding CO(2)-response secreted protease, producing MKDIALLFFFCFCLVLVSLLREANAVSQEKNDGVYIVYMGAADSNHQAELMSSLIRRKKDAVVHSYSNGFSGFAARLSEAEAKAIAQRPGVVSVFPDPILQLHTTRSWDFLQYQTDVVINAGSISGSDNSSAKGADTIIGILDTGIWPESESFNDNDMSEVPSRWKGTCMESHDSSSFKCNKKLVGARFYDGSGDRSIRPFSTARDQNGHGTHVASTAAGNPISGASYYGLASGTAKGGSPGSRIAMYRVCMSDGCRGSAIMKAFDDAIADGVDVLSLSLGSSSGLEPAFSSDPIAIGAFHAVEKGILVACSAGNDGPDAGSVVNVAPWILTVAATTIDRDFETDIVLGGNKSIKGGGISFSNLTNSPVYPLISGDLAKSGDDDLSEKNARSCNPDSLDGKKVKGKIVLCDNHDGEYSLSMKVEEVRSKGGIGFIVVDDNARTVAPKFKSFPAAVVTEKDSNEILSYINSTKNPVASVLPTVSITKYKPAPVVAYFSSRGPAYNTHNLLKPDITAPGVAILAAWPANDTREAVAGQEPPLFNIISGTSMSCPHVSGIAAIVKAQNPSWSPSAIKSAIMTTAIQTNNLKAPITTVSGSVATPYDIGAGEASPSAALNPGLVYETNTADYLEFLCSVGYNKSKIKLISNTVPDDFSCPTDSSSESVSQMNYPSIAVSNTKENEITKVTRTVTNVGQEDATYTASIKAPAGLEVQVIPIKLVFTNNSKKLSYEVSFKASSKPKEDLFGSITWTNGKYKVQSPFVVTTNLESV from the exons atgaaagacattgctttgttgttcttcttctgcTTTTGTTTAGTTCTTGTCTCTTTACTTAGAGAAGCTAATGCagtttctcaagaaaaaaatgatggtgtATATATTGTTTACATGGGTGCTGCTGATTCAAATCATCAAGCAGAACTTATGAGCTCCTTGATCAGAAG GAAAAAGGATGCAGTTGTACACAGTTACAGCAATGGTTTCTCAGGATTCGCAGCGCGTTTATCAGAAGCTGAGGCAAAAGCCATTGCTCAAAGACCTGGAGTTGTATCTGTATTCCCTGATCCAATATTGCAACTCCACACAACGCGTTCGTGGGATTTCTTGCAATATCAAACTGATGTAGTTATCAATGCTGGTTCAATCTCTGGTTCTGATAACTCGTCAGCAAAAGGCGCTGATACCATAATTGGAATCTTGGATACAG GAATATGGCCTGAATCAGAGAGTTTTAATGACAATGATATGAGTGAAGTTCCATCAAGATGGAAAGGAACTTGCATGGAAAGTCATGATTCCAGCTCTTTCAAATGCAACAA GAAGCTAGTTGGTGCAAGGTTTTATGATGGCTCTGGTGATAGGAGTATAAGACCGTTTAGTACAGCTAGGGACCAGAATGGACATGGAACTCATGTTGCATCTACAGCAGCTGGGAACCCAATTTCAGGAGCATCTTATTATGGCCTGGCCTCTGGGACAGCGAAGGGTGGATCCCCGGGTTCAAGAATAGCCATGTATCGTGTCTGCATGAGCGATGGATGTCGTGGATCAGCTATAATGAAAGCATTTGATGATGCAATTGCAGATGGGGTTGATGTTTTATCGTTGTCTCTTGGTTCATCGTCTGGTCTTGAACCCGCGTTTTCAAGTGATCCTATAGCTATTGGAGCATTCCATGCTGTTGAAAAGGGAATTCTTGTTGCCTGTTCTGCTGGAAATGATGGCCCTGACGCGGGAAGTGTTGTCAATGTCGCACCTTGGATTCTCACTGTTGCAGCTACCACAATTGACCGTGATTTCGAGACAGATATTGTCTTAGGTGGAAACAAGTCGATTAAG GGTGGAGGCATAAGTTTTAGTAATTTGACTAATTCTCCAGTATACCCGTTGATTAGTGGTGATTTAGCCAAATCCGGAGATGAtgatctttctgagaaaaatgCAAG GAGTTGTAATCCGGATTCATTAGATGGGAAGAAAGTTAAGGGGAAAATTGTTCTTTGTGATAATCACGACGGAGAATATTCACTTAGTATGAAGGTTGAAGAAGTGAGGAGCAAAGGTGGGATTGGATTTATAGTAGTAGATGATAATGCAAGAACTGTGGCTCCTAAATTCAAATCCTTTCCAGCAGCAGTAGTAACTGAAAAGGATAGCAATGAGATCCTTTCTTACATCAACTCAACAAA GAATCCAGTTGCATCAGTTCTGCCAACAGTTTCTATAACTAAGTACAAACCAGCTCCTGTTGTGGCTTACTTCTCATCAAGGGGTCCTGCATACAACACACATAATCTCCTCAAA CCAGATATTACAGCACCAGGTGTTGCAATTCTCGCAGCTTGGCCTGCAAACGACACAAGAGAGGCCGTCGCTGGCCAGGAGCCACCCCTTTTCAACATAATATCAGGGACATCCATGTCCTGCCCTCATGTTTCTGGTATTGCCGCGATTGTCAAGGCGCAAAATCCTTCTTGGAGTCCTTCAGCAATCAAATCAGCTATTATGACCACTG CTATACAGACTAACAATTTGAAGGCTCCAATCACAACAGTTTCTGGATCCGTTGCAACACCTTACGATATTGGAGCTGGAGAAGCAAGCCCTTCAGCGGCACTTAATCCAGGATTGGTCTACGAGACTAACACTGCAGACTACTTGGAGTTCCTATGCTCAGTTGGCTACaataaatcaaagataaaactcATCTCAAATACAGTTCCTGATGATTTTTCATGTCCCACAGACTCAAGTTCCGAATCCGTCTCACAAATGAACTACCCATCCATTGCTGTTTCAAATACCAAAGAAAATGAAATCACGAAAGTGACAAGAACTGTAACTAACGTAGGACAAGAAGACGCGACATACACTGCAAGTATAAAGGCACCGGCTGGTTTGGAAGTCCAAGTGATTCCTATTAAATTGGTATTTACAAATAATAGCAAGAAGTTAAGCTATGAAGTATCTTTCAAAGCTTCATCTAAACCAAAGGAGGATTTGTTTGGATCAATTACATGGACAAACGGTAAGTACAAAGTACAAAGTCCATTCGTTGTAACCACTAACTTAGAAAGTGTCTGA
- the LOC107866855 gene encoding la-related protein 1C, whose translation MATPPDSSGSPAAKADGGSAVTAAGGGGGGSVSSPQSRRSLQAPWAQVVRGGEPTESVSSPRSPSPLPSAAGVSPEKIMLSEDCASQKPSPEISSSGDLSESSDSNNDGNVGRPKKPAWNKPVNGVVEPVSVMGGAISWPALSESTRPSPKSAADSSKSIPDGSTSVSQGPIITQSPQKQATVNANTNSNANPTAPVRQRSMKYKGSSSGGSGPGGGVFVRTSPPPPPPLPPPFPIMHYGPVLEPPVRGSRPVGGGFPSQPPHGTNDHSPHRNHGRKGNFGSRPRGDGSYHNSHGGRRDQDRRDVHMAPQFAPPPPPHAAYIRPAPGTAPFLPPPPPMRPFVAPMGFDMAPFFYVPPLNPEPYSSVPIISQAPQLPHHLPLVDPNLPPSLINQIEYYFSDANLVKDDFLRSNMDEEGWVPINLIANFPRVKNLTDKVQSDNIQFILYCLRASTFLEVQDEKVRRRDGWRKWTHTTGQHAADSGSSTPVASTDGGLTASLQNVSLNESATNISSATEVTDAQLEVAAGGLSDKSTNQSKLVQEEGSTNAEEISTKHG comes from the exons atgGCCACGCCGCCGGATTCGTCTGGTTCACCGGCGGCGAAAGCTGATGGTGGCTCAGCCGTAACCGCAGCCGGAGGAGGTGGAGGTGGGAGTGTTAGCAGTCCTCAATCACGGCGGAGTTTGCAAGCACCTTGGGCTCAAGTGGTTCGTGGTGGAGAGCCGACGGAATCAGTTTCGAGTCCTCGGTCGCCGTCACCGTTACCGTCAGCTGCCGGAGTTTCTCCGGAGAAAATTATGTTATCGGAGGATTGTGCTAGTCAGAAGCCGTCGCCGGAGATTTCGAGTTCCGGTGATCTGTCGGAGAGTTCTGATAGTAATAATGATGGCAATGTAGGTCGGCCAAAGAAACCTGCTTGGAATAAACCGGTAAATGGTGTTGTTGAACCGGTTTCTGTTATGGGTGGAGCTATTTCGTGGCCTGCTTTATCTGAGTCTACTCGGCCCAGCCCAAAATCAGCTGCTGATTCATCGAAATCTATTCCAGATGGATCCACTTCTGTTTCTCAG GGCCCAATAATTACTCAGTCACCACAAAAACAAGCTACTGTCAATGCAAACACAAATTCAAATGCAAACCCTACTGCCCCTGTTCGACAAAGATCAATGAAATACAAAGGCAGCAGCAGCGGCGGTAGTGGTCCAGGTGGTGGAGTATTTGTTAGAACTTCGCCTCCGCCTCCACCTCCATTGCCTCCACCATTTCCTATAATGCATTACGGACCTGTTCTTGAGCCTCCAGTAAGAGGTTCAAGACCTGTTGGTGGAGGATTTCCGTCTCAACCGCCACATGGAACAAATGATCATTCTCCACACAGAAATCATGGCAGGAAGGGTAACTTTGGGAGTCGACCTCGTGGAGATGGATCTTATCATAATAGCCATGGGGGCAGGCGTGATCAAGATCGGCGAGATGTTCATATGGCTCCTCAGTTtgctcctcctcctcctcctcatgCGGCGTATATAAGGCCTGCACCTGGTACTGCCCCATTCCTTCCACCTCCTCCTCCTATGAGACCCTTTGTTGCTCCGATGGGATTTG ATATGGCTCCATTCTTTTATGTTCCTCCGTTGAATCCAGAGCCCTATAGTAGTGTGCCAATCATCAGCCAAGCTCCACAACTACCCCATCATTTACCTTTAGTGGATCCTAATTTGCCTCCTTCCTTGATTAATCAGATAGAGTATTACTTCAG TGATGCTAATCTTGTAAAAGATGATTTTTTGAGGTCAAATATGGATGAGGAAGGCTGGGTTCCAATTAATTTGATTGCTAATTTTCCTCGA GTTAAGAATTTGACAGATAAGGTCCAGTCTGATAATATCCAGTTCATTTTGTATTGTTTGAGGGCTTCAACGTTTTTAGAAGTGCAG GATGAGAAGGTAAGGAGACGGGATGGTTGGAGGAAATGGACGCATACTACTGGCCAGCATGCAGCTGATTCAGGTTCGTCCACACCTGTTGCATCGACAGATGGTGGTCTAACAGCTTCCCTGCAGAATGTCTCTTTGAACGAATCAGCTACAAATATCAGTAGTGCTACAGAAGTGACCGATGCTCAACTGGAGGTAGCTGCTGGTGGCTTATCAGACAAATCGACTAATCAATCAAAGCTGGTTCAAGAAGAAGGCAGCACCAATGCTGAAGAAATCTCTACCAAGCACGGATGA